The nucleotide sequence ATATCCATCAATGCAGTAATTCCACCAAGTCTCCCACCTCTTTTAGCCCTTTCCCTATTAATGCATAAAACAACAATGGCAGTTGGATTCCCAAACAAACCCGGAGAAATTAGTTTTATCTTTTCTATCATAGCCTTTTCTGTCACAAGTATGAATTCCCAAGGCTGAATATTGCTCCCACTTGGTGCCCAAATTCCAGCCTCTAAAATAGCCATTAGTTTTTCTTTAGGAATTTCCTTATCCCTAAAATCTCTAACGGCTCTCCTACCCTTAATTATTTCCATTAAATCCACTCCTTGTTCCTCCTAACTTATATCCTTGACCAAAATATACAAAAAAGATAAAGAAAAATTATTTAGCTGACCATTTCTTCCTCTCCTCATTTATTGGAGCTATGTACCTCTGATAGAACTCCCTGAGCTTCCTTGTATGCTCCTCAACCCATTCTCCGCTAACCTTCCTTCTTGCCACCCCATCCTTGATCGCCTGTTCTGCCACGGCCCTAGCTTCTTTTGGATAAACATCCGGGTGAAGAGGCGTTGGGATTATGTAATCTTCGCTAAGCTCATCATCACTCACACAGCTTGCTATAGCCTCAGCGGCTGCAATGTTCATGTTCAATGTTATGTCGCTCGCTCTCACATCCAATGCCCCTCTGAATATTCCTGGAAAACCAAGAACGTTGTTTATTTGATTCGGAAAGTCGCTCCTACCTGTTGCTACAATTCTTGCTCCCGCTTCTTTTGCATCATCTGGCATTATTTCCGGAACCGGATTTGCCATGGCGAAGACTATTGCATCATCTGCCATTCTGGCAACCATCTCTTTACTAACTATTCCTGCAACACTAACTCCAATAAAAACGTCTGCCCCTTCCATTGCCTTTGCAAGATTACCCTGAATGCCGTGAATATTGAACTTTGCAATCTCTTCTTTGTACGGATTCATGTTTTCCTTCCTTCCCTCATAGATTATTCCAGCTCTATCGAC is from Thermococcus paralvinellae and encodes:
- a CDS encoding nitroreductase family protein, producing MEIIKGRRAVRDFRDKEIPKEKLMAILEAGIWAPSGSNIQPWEFILVTEKAMIEKIKLISPGLFGNPTAIVVLCINRERAKRGGRLGGITALMDISMAAQNMMLIAYSMGIGSCPIVSFSKSAWKELIGIPEHVEPVLILSLGYPKFWPKPPKRRPLEEVVHVERYGRHFKG